In the Daphnia pulicaria isolate SC F1-1A chromosome 2, SC_F0-13Bv2, whole genome shotgun sequence genome, one interval contains:
- the LOC124326299 gene encoding uncharacterized protein LOC124326299: MKISVIMVLAVMSVVSGQLIRGPPGWTYYNPLIQSPYVPMLDGSSPQQKDPCLRELKVTSQRLKETSGVIGHLKSQLNALEKNTRRLAEKMVKGWAWTNKKFEETSQKSTDISNRLSETKDMVVNLIIYVKELVASATGSSSTSAATDIGKMPNNCMDLQLIGHIKSGLYSVMGTRSVETVYCDFSKRPEDPGFQQWVGYNDVKLSPTFFYVEKNVGFSSVATAVPFEVEKVNTGNAMDLEIGIFTTPKSGIYHFSFGGMARFDPDSSDSSGEMLELRLMLNGVRVRSSYATKSSGWPSVTLAETKFNQIQLESTLKLQESDRIWLEIHAHSGAAGVSLHDDADWHHTHFSGLLIEEDFEYF, from the exons aTGAAGATTTCG GTAATAATGGTCCTTGCGGTGATGAGTGTCGTCTCCGGTCAGTTGATCAGAGGACCTCCAGGTTGGACTTATTACAATCCGCTTATTCAGTCTCCTTATGTGCCTATGTTGGACGGTAGTAGTCCCCAGCAAAAGGACCCGTGCCTCAGGGAACTCaaag TGACTTCCCAACGTTTGAAGGAAACATCCGGAGTCATTGGCCATTTAAAGAGCCAGCTGAACG CATTGGAAAAGAACACTCGACGATTGGCCGAGAAAATGGTGAAGGGTTGGGCCTGGACGAACAAGAAATTCGAAG aAACTTCGCAAAAATCGACAGACATTTCAAACAGATTGAGCGAAACCAAAGATATGGTCGTCAATTTAATCATTTACGTCAAAGAGCTCGTTGCTTCCG cAACGGGTAGCTCGTCAACAAGCGCAGCGACAGACATCGGGAAAATGCCAAACAACTGCATGGATTTGCAGTTAATCGGACACATTAAAAGCGGATTGTATTCCGTCATGGGCACTCGCAGCGTCGAAACTGTTTACTGCGACTTCTCCAAACGACCAGAAGATCCAG GTTTCCAGCAATGGGTCGGTTACAATGACGTCAAATTGTCGCCCACCTTTTTCTACGTCGAGAAAAACGTTGGCTTCTCTTCAGTGGCAACCGCCGTTCCGTTCGAGGTGGAGAAAGTCAACACCGGAAACGCCATGGACTTGGAGATTGGAATTTTCACGACGCCCAAATCGGGGATTTATCATTTCTCGTTCGGCGGGATGGCCCGATTCGACCCGGACTCGTCGGACTCGTCGGGCGAGATGCTGGAGCTGCGGCTGATGTTGAACGGCGTCCGGGTCAGGTCGAGTTACGCCACCAAATCCAGCGGCTGGCCTAGCGTGACTCTAGCGGAAacgaaattcaatcaaatccaATTAGAGTCGACGCTGAAATTGCAAGAGTCCGACAGGATTTGGCTGGAGATTCACGCTCATTCCGGAGCGGCGGGAGTTTCCCTTCACGACGACGCCGACTGGCACCACACCCACTTTAGCGGGCTCCTCATCGAAGAAGATTTCGAATATTTCTAA